In the Sarcophilus harrisii chromosome 3, mSarHar1.11, whole genome shotgun sequence genome, one interval contains:
- the LOC116422772 gene encoding dynein heavy chain domain-containing protein 1-like — EEEKEEEEEEEEEEEEELEQEEEENMSIPSLSNSVIVFRMLSASDTNLGRELLEAAASGMPVLLRNVELGLWCPELLWLLQREHLCLPEVHPNFCLYLSTSLHLEALPAGLSSETLKDMNIIEMHTIREVLEEQLLQEIIRAEKPDLETRWHSLELNILNTYDRIEAIQEKLLKMVLNTETEQLGRNYLLRDLLCYQAELYQQKAHLEELKELEAQEAEFHTQFRDVACLGTAIAQATSSLQNLHPMYPLALDNCLTVTRRTLASIDHQLPPQHGEDLESHLQDLGNRLTRRLLNNTLLSLQPRHGPLVGALGALALLQLSGQAPVLERLALCPGLAASPVVDQKVLSSDVACPSWLGPKAWKECGLLELLPPFVGLRTSLAANSGAWQEYLSLPSTVVGQTPGLGPKPLSLLQKLVLWRVLQPERLANALADFTTCLLGRSLSEDKVPAINPYKLSRPTRPLIVLMPPPGHPTASSHPLPFIWKLACQQKKEHPQVIGLGSSLWDSSQAVTTALSEAMRKGNWVVLDNCHLMSSWSSELLESLLGMLDGAQVTSEVLPQVLHQPVTRHNLIINKNFRLWLISSINAIDSLPVVVIHHSVPIFWEQSLELGHILICSLHERSEQIPRCLDSSQTSVSLTLSVPVMFLHSLLLYRQLYGPWLQAKCGKWNQMVLKQTLKVQEWIWKKFSNHWVALQELTGAIFYGGAVADHEDQATIFSLARVCLDSKSKLKPGSFTPQKLLASLTPCPGMSELEASSEVEAQAHLIASHFEPRCYGVSEGPQAWLVKKKSRALWASLYKAQNSWEPSGLPSAQMQVHHQMEHRLKHRVSQAIRRLKALQAMLTLSSPSQPFAGSSFKGLQTLEGFLEGEATVLSMLMLELLSDLSCLESQLAGSLPCSSPRCEKVAIALRAGRLPPPWRCHMSAGPQPPWLWLHQLWHRGQLLTRYLNLCAQLDLGRFEQQNRSFHLSAFHHPRGLFLAIRWEASHNWISPYNTLSLRISTISGRGRPPPSCPASYPGAHPHFQLKPSFIAPSHDSPPRQERSRPRSVQQSHGLDLRSGSEAGLGPDFNRGLTNRYSAYSRLGGSTGISSRPNVGHFLGTNFVFGFNFNTAIPRQGIQGISLHFRVECGPTPSASEDGLLIMGLLLHHAEWNPEAMALQDGQSGKPSPLPPVSVNPHFTNQEPPLPFSPLPFYHCPVYLGGLLGHSQLDSAHLLFHLPLPTKLCPDICVQRRVYVCSPPLT, encoded by the exons GTCTGAGCTCAGAGACACTGAaggatatgaatataatagaaatgcACACAATTCGGGAGGTGTTAGAGGAACAgcttttacaggaaatcataagaGCCGAGAAGCCAGATTTGGAGACAAGATGGCATAGCCTGGAGCTCAACATACTGAATACTTATGATCGAATTGAAGCTATTCAG GAAAAGCTGCTGAAGATGGTGTTAAATACAGAAACAGAGCAACTAGGCCGAAACTATCTTCTACGGGACCTGCTGTGCTACCAGGCAGAGCTCTATCAACAGAAGGCTCACCTGGAAGAGCTGAAGGAGTTGGAGGCCCAAGAGGCCGAGTTTCATACACAGTTCCGGGATGTGGCTTGTTTGGGCACCGCCATAGCTCAGGCCACATCCTCCCTGCAGAATTTACACCCCATGTACCCCTTGGCCTTAGACAACTGTCTGACAGTGACCCGCCGGACTCTGGCCAGCATTGACCACCAGCTTCCCCCACAGCATGGTGAAGACCTGGAGAGCCACCTTCAGGATTTGGGAAACCGATTAACTCGAAGGCTGCTGAACAATACTCTGCTCTCCTTGCAGCCCCGCCATGGACCCCTCGTAGGGGCGTTGGGGGCCCTGGCCTTGCTGCAGCTCTCTGGGCAGGCTCCTGTCCTGGAGAGGCTAGCGCTGTGCCCAGGACTAGCAGCCTCCCCAGTGGTGGACCAGAAAGTGCTGAGCTCAGATGTGGCCTGCCCCTCCTGGCTGGGGCCCAAAGCCTGGAAGGAGTGTGGCTTGCTGGAGCTGCTGCCCCCCTTTGTGGGCCTGAGGACTTCCTTGGCTGCCAACTCAGGGGCCTGGCAGGAGTATCTAAGTTTGCCCTCCACAGTGGTGGGTCAAACCCCGGGCCTTGGCCCCAAGCCCCTGAGCTTGCTTCAGAAGCTGGTACTATGGCGGGTACTACAACCAGAGCGGCTGGCCAATGCCTTGGCTGACTTTACCACCTGCCTCCTGGGACGCTCTTTATCTGAAGATAAGGTTCCGGCTATCAACCCCTACAAGCTGAGCCGCCCCACACGGCCCCTGATTGTGCTGATGCCCCCACCAGGCCACCCCACTGCCTCCTCGCACCCCTTACCCTTCATCTGGAAACTGGCGTGCCAACAGAAGAAGGAG CATCCGCAGGTCATTGGACTGGGTTCCTCTCTATGGGACTCTTCTCAGGCTGTGACCACAGCCCTCAGCGAAGCCATGAGAAAGGGCAACTGGGTAGTGTTGGACAACTGCCATCTGATGTCGTCTTGGTCATCTGAGCTCCTGGAATCTTTGTTGGGGATGTTAGATGGGGCTCAGG TGACATCAGAAGTTTTGCCTCAGGTCTTGCACCAACCTGTGACCAGACATAATCTAATTATAAATAAGAATTTCCGGCTATGGCTTATTTCCTCCATTAATGCTATTGACTCCCTTCCAG TGGTGGTGATACATCATTCAGTTCCTATATTCTGGGAGCAGTCACTAGAACTGGGCCACATCCTGATATGCAGCCTGCATGAAAGATCTGAGCAAATCCCAAGGTGTCTGGACAGCTCCCAAACCTCAGTATCCCTAACTTTGTCTGTGCCAGTGATGTTCCTGCACAGCCTTCTGTTGTACCGGCAGCTCTATGGGCCCTGGCTGCAGGCCAAATGTGGCAAATG GAATCAAATGGTTCTGAAACAGACTCTAAAAGTACAGGAATGGATATGGAAGAAATTCAGCAATCACTGGGTGGCCCTGCAAGAGCTGACTG GAGCAATTTTTTATGGTGGTGCTGTGGCTGATCATGAAGACCAGGCTACCATATTCAGTCTTGCCCGGGTCTGTCTGGACTCCAAAAGTAAACTGAAACCAGGCAGTTTTACCCCACAGAAACTGTTGGCCAGCCTTACACCATGCCCAG GTATGTCAGAGCTGGAGGCATCCTCGGAGGTGGAGGCCCAAGCACACCTGATAGCCTCACACTTTGAGCCTCGCTGCTATGGAGTCAGTGAAGGGCCCCAGGCCTGGTTAGTAAAGAAGAAGAGTCGGGCCCTGTGGGCATCTCTATACAAGGCCCAAAACTCCTGGGAGCCCTCAGGACTGCCTAGTGCCCAAATGCAGGTCCATCATCAGATGGAGCATCGCCTGAAGCATCGAGTGTCCCAGGCTATCCGGAGACTGAAAGCACTGCAGGCCATGCTGACCTTGAGCTCTCCTAGCCAGCCTTTTGCGGGGAGCTCCTTCAAAGGGCTGCAGACCCTGGAAGGCTTCTTAGAGGGGGAAGCTACAGTATTAAGTATGCTGATGCTCGAGCTCCTTAGTGACTTGAGCTGCCTGGAGAGCCAGCTGGCTGGGAGCCTTCCCTGCTCTTCCCCACGATGTGAAAAGGTGGCCATAGCTCTGCGGGCTGGCCGGCTGCCTCCTCCCTGGCGGTGTCACATGTCTGCTGGGCCCCAGCCTCCCTGGCTCTGGCTGCATCAGCTGTGGCACCGGGGCCAGCTGCTAACCAGATACTTAAATCTATGTGCACAGCTGGATCTGGGGAGGTTTGAACAGCAGAATCGCTCATTTCACCTGTCTGCCTTCCATCATCCCAGAGGGTTATTCCTGGCTATTCGCTGGGAGGCTAGCCACAACTGGATTAGTCCCTACAACACTCTAAGTTTAAGGATAAGTACAATTTCTGGCCGTGGCCGTCCGCCCCCGTCCTGTCCTGCCTCCTACCCTGGGGCCCACCCTCACTTCCAGCTTAAACCCAGTTTTATTGCCCCCTCCCATGACTCACCCCCAAGACAGGAGCGTAGCAGACCCAGATCTGTTCAGCAGAGTCATGGTCTTGACCTCCGGAGTGGCTCTGAAGCTGGTCTTGGACCCGATTTCAATCGAGGCCTTACAAATAGATATAGTGCCTATAGCCGACTTGGTGGGAGCACTGGCATCAGCTCCAGGCCCAACGTGGGCCACTTCCTGGGTACCAATTTTGTCTTTGGTTTTAATTTCAACACTGCCATACCTCGACAAGGGATCCAAGGAATCAGCCTTCACTTTCGG GTGGAATGTGGACCCACACCCTCAGCTTCTGAGGATGGTCTTCTAATAATGGGACTGCTTCTCCATCATGCTGAATGGAATCCTGAGGCCATGGCCCTGCAAGATGGGCAATCGGGCAAGCCCAGCCCTCTGCCCCCTGTTAGTGTTAATCCCCACTTCACTAACCAAGAGCCCCCCTTGCCTTTCTCTCCTCTGCCTTTCTATCACTGTCCTGTCTACCTGGGAGGACTCCTGGGCCACTCACAGCTCGACAGTGCCCACCTCTTGTTCCATCTGCCACTGCCCACCAAACTCTGTCCTGACATCTGTGTTCAGCGCAGGGTGTATGTGTGTAGTCCACCCCTGACTTGA